Proteins encoded together in one Impatiens glandulifera chromosome 1, dImpGla2.1, whole genome shotgun sequence window:
- the LOC124921370 gene encoding biogenesis of lysosome-related organelles complex 1 subunit 2: MAEKEEGRQRDALADSLSELITSVSTMAKGELQGTNNLLELLEKMNVKVTDEYKGLVGVASGLRVFVEQLKPKSGEFEEYVQQIDAIDDQVTEFEAVVSMLDKYVSLLESKVQSVYHTPIINPNK; this comes from the exons ATGGCAGAGAAGGAAGAAGGACGACAGCGAGATGCGCTCGCCGATTCACTGAGTGAACTCATCACCAGCGTCTCCACCATGGCCAAGGGCGAGCTTCAG GGGACAAACAATCTGCTGGAACTGTTGGAAAAGATGAATGTGAAGGTAACCGATGAGTACAAAGGGTTAGTCGGAGTTGCGTCTGGATTGAGGGTCTTTGTGGAGCAGTTGAAGCCCAAAAGTGGAGAATTCGAAGAATATGTGCAGCAAATTGATGCAATAGATGACCAAGTTACAGAGTTTGAAGCTGTGGTTTCAATGCTTGATAAATATGTGTCTTTGTTGGAATCAAAAGTACAATCTGTTTATCACActcctattattaatccaaATAAGTAG